In one Micromonospora polyrhachis genomic region, the following are encoded:
- a CDS encoding LacI family DNA-binding transcriptional regulator — MTRIDDVARYAGVSTATVSRALRGLPTVSAATRARVLAAATELGYTVSPSASRLAGGRTGTIAVVVPLITRWFFGTVVEAAEAVLHEAGYDLLLYTLGGREHIRQRLFRTADLHKRVDAMMLVAMPLKAADFVTATRRMLPGVTISSGTVVPGWPGVRINDVAAARTAVAHLLALGHRRIAHISGEPNDELPHTAHLDRRLGYRQELLDAGIPADPQLDIDSDFTVAGGTRATEELLRRGEPPTAIFAACDEMAMGAMTTLRLAGLRVPEDISVIGIDDHDLAGAVGLTTVAQPVTEQGRLAAGMLLDQLCGTFPDDRELAPVILPTRLVVRESTGPPRAT, encoded by the coding sequence GTGACCAGGATCGACGATGTCGCTCGCTACGCTGGAGTCTCCACCGCCACCGTCTCCCGGGCGCTGCGCGGCCTGCCGACCGTGTCGGCAGCCACTCGGGCCCGGGTGCTGGCCGCCGCCACCGAACTCGGCTACACCGTGTCACCCAGCGCCTCCCGGTTGGCGGGCGGCCGGACCGGCACCATCGCGGTGGTGGTGCCACTGATCACTCGCTGGTTCTTCGGCACCGTCGTCGAAGCCGCCGAGGCGGTCCTCCACGAGGCCGGTTACGACCTGCTGCTCTACACCCTCGGCGGACGGGAACACATCCGGCAACGGCTGTTCCGGACCGCCGATCTGCACAAGCGGGTCGACGCGATGATGCTGGTCGCCATGCCGCTGAAGGCCGCCGACTTCGTGACGGCGACCCGGCGGATGCTACCCGGCGTCACGATCAGCTCCGGCACCGTCGTACCCGGCTGGCCGGGAGTACGGATCAACGACGTGGCCGCCGCCCGTACCGCCGTCGCCCACCTGCTGGCGCTCGGCCACCGCCGGATCGCCCACATCTCCGGCGAGCCCAACGACGAACTCCCGCACACCGCCCACCTCGACCGACGGCTCGGCTACCGGCAGGAACTGCTCGACGCCGGCATCCCGGCCGACCCCCAGCTCGACATCGACAGCGACTTCACCGTGGCCGGCGGCACCCGGGCCACCGAGGAACTGCTCCGACGCGGCGAACCGCCCACCGCCATCTTCGCGGCCTGCGACGAGATGGCGATGGGGGCGATGACCACGCTGCGCCTGGCCGGCCTGCGGGTACCCGAGGACATCAGCGTGATCGGTATCGACGATCACGACCTCGCCGGTGCCGTCGGACTGACCACGGTCGCCCAACCCGTCACCGAACAGGGCCGCCTCGCCGCCGGCATGCTGCTCGACCAGCTCTGCGGCACCTTCCCCGACGATCGGGAGCTCGCACCCGTGATCCTGCCCACCCGGCTGGTCGTACGCGAATCGACCGGCCCACCGCGGGCAACCTGA